TGATATACATAATCCATATAACATACTTCAATAGAAAATGATTGAATGATTGAGTGCCAAACTCAAAAAAGCTTAACATATATGGCATGTAGCAGAGCAAATAAACTGTAAcaaggacccctattgtttttgCAGCTTTACGGCTGGATTTCTTACTTCTTATTGTGTCCTTGTTACTagccctttctctttctgtaacAGAGTTAATCACCTTTGTATGATACTTAGCAGCACAGAATATTTTCATATTTAAAATTATAACCGTGGAACAAGGCATTATGAATGacacaaaaacatcaacaacaatcCATGAGAAACTGAATGTGAGCAGACACTCTCCGTGACATGTCCTGTGAGGCTCCATTTCAGTAAGGTGGTCATAAAGCAGGAAGAAACTATAAAGGACACAAAAAAACCAGCTAAGAACAACAATTATAACTACTTTGTTGTGTGTGACTTTCAATGAGTACCTTAAAGGATCACTGACAGCAATGAAACGATCAATGGAAACTAATACAAGGCTGCACAGAGATCCCAAAACAGCCACTAAAGAAATGAACGGGAGTATTTTACACATCATGTCCCCGAAATaccagcatgtttcaattattaGCGACCCATCCGTAGGCATGACAGTCAGTCCGATCAAAAAATCTgccacagcaagagagagaaggaacaggTTGGTTGGAGTGTGAAGCTGCTTGAAGTGAGAAATCGAGATGATCACCAGCAAGTTTAGAAACACGGTAGACACAGATATTGATGACAAAAATATGTACATGATGATGTATAATGCCTGTGGCTTGGCAAACTTTGCACATGAAGAGTTCAGGGCTGGATAACAGTGATCAGTTCTCAAGTGGGTTTCCATTGCTGTGTATGACGGAGGCTCGTTGTCCTGAAGATGATGTTGTCCCACCTTTCTACTGAGTACTCCAGACACTGACTTTGTATTTATATGTTGATGAAACAATGGCAGCTTATTAGATCTAGAATTGTGTTCTATTAATAACAAAGACTGGCCCACCCAAAATGATCAAACGTAATGGCATGTCATTGCAGTTCCTGTAAGTGCAATGTCATGTGCCCAAATAATTCAGTCCGTATAGTGTATTTTATGCTATTATGTAAGTTTTTTTAATTGCATGTGAGTACAGGTATTCACTTTCATACTAACTTCCTAGTTTgccattattttattattaacaCTGCATACTAATGGCATGGCCTTGCATGGTAACTGTCTACTTCTCAACGAAAAGtatttagggcccgagcaccgatgGTGCAGGGCCGGAATGGCCTTGCGCACGGAGgtgcgaagccctattgtttacatagatagatagaacccaaacatttagatttggacctatagcctaatcacaataacacgggggtccggggatgtctctccgggattttttttctaattctggttgctaatcacaccattttaaagtgatttgagagggacaggattcagggataggctactaaagacaggctcatcttctgtctatctcacgtcatgttaccgcatgcattaaaccacgacactgcttgactaaatgaaaaataggcCACTGAACATAgacatcgtcatagttgacagaaattacgttttgtgtcaacattttgtagaaacacaaccacagcctttatttggtgctcctttactttggttatagtccgcgattcacattaactgtaggctataacCACAAGTGTATAGGCCTACCAAACGTTTTAGCCCAcgtgtgtgccgtcatcacattttgcaaaattaggctacctttgttactaacctaccagttgatactttttacctgcatcgactcgcatttgattgtgcatctaatgtaacactcggtggagagacttccactttccaagtttcgCTTTCACTGTCTTTGTGAGCTAAAAGTTAGGCtatgcctaggcctactatataggaaatactttgaagttccttttgagtaggatcagctccaaaactagacctctgattgctgtttacggttaaactgcgatgatgtgaacaccagccagcggagggcacttatacaGCCCAGGCTACCATGCACTCGTATATGGctatttccccacaaacctagcggctgcttggacaaatccacttgaggggtggggcagggggtcgcgatcgtaacacacactgaacctgtcatgaagagggcaaaatgattgacctgtcacccccccaagccaaatggatgcaactgcatttataggctaggcctaggtctacataacgggccgcaaataggctaaataataaaaaaaaaaattctcacaggtcaccggcccacatgtggaccggcccaccgggcatttgcccggttgtacagattaccagtccgagcctgctCCTCATTCTTTTATCCACCAAATCACAGTCCACCCTCCtccccaacactgacacacacttccTGACAGTTTGTCAAGTCGGTTCCCCTCCCTGTCATACAGCTGCCCCAGCACACCACAGCAAAGAACTGATAAAAAAGGTACAGCATTTCATTACAGACTTGGAAGGAGTTTAGCTTCCTGAGCAAAAAGAGCCTGCTCTGACCTTTCCTGTATGCTGCATTTACATGcactgaccagtccagtttatggTCCAGGTGGACTCCCAGGTATTTGTACGTCTGGACCACCTCAATGCCCTCCCCCTCATTTACCCCAGGTA
The nucleotide sequence above comes from Alosa sapidissima isolate fAloSap1 chromosome 6, fAloSap1.pri, whole genome shotgun sequence. Encoded proteins:
- the LOC121711180 gene encoding trace amine-associated receptor 13c-like; the protein is METHLRTDHCYPALNSSCAKFAKPQALYIIMYIFLSSISVSTVFLNLLVIISISHFKQLHTPTNLFLLSLAVADFLIGLTVMPTDGSLIIETCWYFGDMMCKILPFISLVAVLGSLCSLVLVSIDRFIAVSDPLRYSLKVTHNKVVIIVVLSWFFCVLYSFFLLYDHLTEMEPHRTCHGECLLTFSFSWIVVDVFVSFIMPCSTVIILNMKIFCAAKYHTKVINSVTERERASNKDTIRSKKSSRKAAKTIGVLVTVYLLCYMPYMLSFFEFGTQSFNHFLLKYVIWIMYINSCMNPIIYALFYPWFKVSIKQIITLTILHPGSSYFNVNSDAK